tgttgtattttgtggCTGGACATATAGGGCAGTGCTGAGTTATTACACAGCTTTGGtgaatacttgattctgattaCGGCATTCTAGGGTCTTTTATTTCTGTATAGCAGAAAGCTGCTTTGGACATAGTTCTGATCATAGATTCTGGAGggccatttttatttgttgtgtatttgtttgtactttgtactgTTATTTAACTTTTGTAAAAGCAAGGACATCTTACTGCCATGTTGTTATATCTCAGTAATGCAGTGTACCAACCACACTTGAGTGAGTCAGTGTTACGTTAATCATTAATGAGCTGAGGCAgtcttttgttttgctttatttaataaagcaaaacaaagcaaaacccCCATGGAGTCCAGACACAGGTGGTGGGGGCTGAAGATTATGAATCTGCAAAAGACTGGTGGTGTTGGGGAGGTTGCGGAGGTGCTTTGCCATTTGTGACAATTTGCACTGAAATGGCAGCTGACAGCAATatagagaacagatttaaaaaagcCTAACAGCCGTGAACTTACCACACACATAACAGCAGCACGAATGCActacaggcagagagagaatcatatttaaacagaggcagcagcagaaTGATAGGCTAACAATGTAGGTGTGTCACTGAGCTATTGGATGGATGAGATCAGAACAGCTGATAAgataattgacaggacagcaagGATTAATGAGAATGCAGATGTGTGATAAATAAATCTACAGGCTTAAGCATGCAAATTATAGGTATATATCAGGAAGACCTGACTGAACTTATACTATAGCTTCCTTAGTCAGGTGTGCCACattgcaaaatgtaattttggTGAACACCATTTGTAGAGATTATAAATGCAAACATTCTTTTAACCAAAATTGCTgggttattttgtgtgtgtgtgtgtgtgtgtgtgttttttttcccagaacCAACTTGACATTTACAGAAGAAACATTGTTTTAGAGAAGCATCTTCTGCAAATGGTATTTCCTAAGCTCATGATAGGTTTTCCAAAACTGTGTTGGAGTCTATTTAGCTCTTTAACAAACTTCATCTAGTCAATAATATCCATGTGGATAGCCTGATATCTAGTTGTCTAGTGGTCAGGCTTGTAAAGAAGCCAGTTTAACAACCTCCTCCTAAGCTGGTTTGGGCTCAGTATGACACAaggtaggcctgcacgatattggaaaaaacttacattgcgatattgtttttccctgcgatatatatatattgcgatatgaaaaaaagactaatttttacaagaggacataaatagccctatttagaaatactaaatcattctcaactactggggtgattttgtaggggagtgcatctacaaagaaaataaaaatgaaattcttatgtgaaccagtctttgttgaactttaatgttttacaaaaaccaaagcaagtaagcgctgtgattactcttctgaagtgattttggagagggaaattaagaagaaatacactggttgactgacatgacaccattgcaTTCAtgtaatatcaatccaggctaaagtgaatgatattaataatgcatgttgcttcttctaaatttcaggttgtggtcgactagcggggcgtgctttggttgtttgataaatcgattaaaattgatcatgattggtttgctgtgcatgcagagcctgcatgtcacactcttgcaacaaactgtgtatccaagagcacttaaatcagtgtaaatgacgttatatcagaaacaaactgctgttgtcgattagtgttacgttttcAGCGTCGCAGCTcggaaccataacgttagttgggacagacgccttgtttctttaggctaactatgttagctttagcctggctggtagcagctttctgcggtgaaaaatggccgggggatgtcgtgattacgttgcattaatcaggtgatttagtttgtctttgcagcgaacatcaAACACTGACTacctgtagcttcactacccatggaaaagcatgtgcatcactgtgtcagtggcagctgccgcttacggtacttttctacacacgggagagcctcacttcccataacaacacCCCCCCtcccgtcggactaacgttacgtcacatgaccacctgtcttaaagaggaagggtcggccggtaacaatcatggaaaaggagaacggtgaaagtttacttttttatcaagcagcaaagaagttgtagcgtcaacatcgcaacgtcctgtgatgtgactatcgcgcatgcgcacatagcaatgtagacgatgaaacaaaatatcgtgcagccatGTTGACCAGTAGTTGACTTTTTAACCTTTATAAGAACCTTGTTCATTGCAAAGCCTGTTCAGTCATGTTTGACTGTCTTTAGTTAGCCTAGTTAGTTCTTTATTAGTACCTTTTTTGTAAGTCACAGATAACACACTGGTAGCAATACAGGATATTTCAAAATTTGCATTATCAGTGAATATGTTAACATCTGAAGTCTGCCTTTTAAAGCGCccatgttatgctcattttcaggttcataattgtattttaaggttgtaccagaataggtttacatggtttaattttcaaaaaacaccatattttagttgtactgcacagctctctctcactgctgcagatcctcttttcacttggtctctgttttagctacagagtgagacctctttgcttcttctgtactatctttgattgcactggcacatgcagtagctcagatgtagatcatgtcagctagctagctccatagacagtaaaagaaaggctgtttctccacctttggtcagttacaaggcaggattagctgggagacttctaaatgagggcgcacatggaagtagttcttttgtagattatggtgaacttgtgtgtttttgtagcagtgctttgctattgagaacgaggaagcatgctagcgttagcatgctaacgctacgagctaacggttgcggttagccagctcgattctgaacagctcacccggagactgaaggcaggacacattcagaaaccgtatctcacaaagaaaagcatggatggatttttttcaaagtctgtatgtgtgtggaagcaccagagacacaaaagaacaccccaaatcccagaaagtgtttttttcataatatgggcactttaaaggttATCTTCCTTATCCTCTATATGTGCGATATACATCGAGGGCATGGTGCTCACTCCAGTTATTTAGCTTGCTCTCTGCCCTCATTGAATTCCTGTGAATCAGCGTTTTGTACGAAATCTTCAGCACTTTTTATATGGCAGACGGACTGTGAACATGTACCCTCATTAGGCTAGTATAGGTGCAGAgctaagcacacacacacacacacacacacacacacacacacacacacagacacaccacagACATGACTCACAAACATAACATCTGTCACTTTTTCATAGCAAACAAACCTCAAACTGTTACAGTCCTAGCTAGTGGGGTACAATTTAATATTGGCTGCAACAGAGGAATACATGAATGGTTGTTTTGGGGTTTTACCAAAAGTCTGTCATTGAAATTTCATGaatttaaaaatcttttttcatGATATAAACTTTGTCTCATCACTTTCCATTAGTACAAGCCACAGTGCTGGAAACCTACAGTACTGTGATGCCCTTTGTCTGTGGACAGATTTGAAGAATGAACATGCATGTTTATCAAGTTATCAGAGTAACCTGCTTTTGGTTTGATAGATTCTGCTGTGGTGTCTCTTCTTGTTCCAGTAGTGTTTTTATCATTTGAACAAAAGATTTTGTGACAGGAACATTttgatgttaaaaaatacattgcaCAGATTACAACTGATTGTCTTTCCTTTTGTATGTTAGATGTAGCCGATTCTACACCGATTGTTGCGTAAATACAGcccaacattttctttttttctttttacaggtAAACTGTCATATCTACATGACTGTAGTGCTACCTGGTTCATTAGGTCAACAGGGATATGCAGTTGTGGAGTATTAAAAGTTTCTGTAACCAGCTTAAGCAAATAAGATTTTAGCCTGAACATGGCCCATAACAAGGTGAACCCATGCATATAAATGTAACCAGTTACTACAGATGCTGTGGGCTCAAGAGGACTGTCAAATGTAAAAGGACGTGAAGGAGGTTTTTCCTCTTTAATTTCTAGTCATGGTTCGAACACAAACTCGGTCATCGCTGCTGTCATCCTAAAGCCCAACGGAGAAACTCTGTTGTTTCAGCAGACAAAAGAATTGCCTCCCCTTGTGCTGGTAATTACAGAGTAGAACTGTCACAGACCGGTTATTATTAAAGAACCAAGCATCTTCCAGGGCTTTAGGGCTTATATGAATTTTGCCAACCCCTGCATATTTTCCCCCTAAAAGCACATTTGGAAAAAGAAGAACTTTGCTGTGGGGGGTAGAGCATTGTCCCATCACACATGGCTGGGTGTTTGCGAATACCCCACAGGGGGAATCTAGTTTCTGTACTCTGCACACATGTGGTTGGGAATGATTGATTAAGcattttctgtctcctttcGATGTCAACACTGAAAGTTCCTTGCAAGAGTGATCTGATGTATCCCATGATCTAGGTGGTTAGAGACAAATATTGCCTGTGGATAGAGCAGTAAAAAGTCTATAttgacaacgtttcatttccgggattgttaaggtgccgccggaaattccgccgaatgTTCCTCATTTTTgtccggatgtccctcaccttccgctttctttgtgttggcattctaaactccggtcgatttctgaggactatggttaactgctcctcagaagtctgcagggtaaatccagacagctagctagactatctgtccaagctgagttttctgttgtacgattaaaacaacttttgaacgtgcacattccaccaaaacaagttccttcccgaggctgttttgtaGAGGTACCGTCAGAGCATCctgcgcttagcaccgcccaagatgattgtgattggtttaaagaaatgccaataaacaagagcacatttttctcccatcccggaatgctgtgtggactagtcagacctggCTCTGCAGCGCGGTGGAGGAacatctggcaatgcgagactaagcaCAAAATAATACCTTTTTGTCCTGAAGAATTTATTGTATTGTGTATATTAAGGGCAACTTTGGatcttgaaaaagaaaaacaaacggAGCAACCACTGAAGAACCACCTAGTGAGCTTTTAATCCATGCATCATCATGGTATTATGAAACAGCTGTTTAGACCTTCCTGTTTCTCTACCAATATAAGCAGTGGTCGGAACTATGAAGCCCACATGGCGGCGGTGATTCTCCAGGGTGCCTGAGTGTCATTTCAGCTCTCTGGTACCACTGGAGATACCATCGACATATCACAGGAAGGATGTGGTGGAAGACATGgagcttacacacacaaacttcctgccttcttttctttttttataactgCCAATTGATAGCATCCATTTGTTCAGCCTCCATTAATTTCTCTCTTTAAGTTGAATTCAAGCCTATGTACTCAATTGTTTCTTCTTTGTCCTTAGGCGGTGTCTGATGCTGCAGGCCAAGGGATCACTATAACTGGCAGCAAGACCTTCAACAACTGGAACTGGCCAAATGCTGTTATTTTTGCCGCCACTGTTATCACCACTATCGGTAAGTACTTTTGTAGATTCAACAATGACAAATCTAGTTATGATGGGGGGGCAAAGAGGCTTTTGTTGTCAGACCTTACTTGAATGTTTAAGAGAAAATGAGACCGTAATGTTACAGTCAAGCAGACTTTTAGAACTGTTTTACTTTGTTCCGTTGGGACAAACTTAAATGCAGTCAACTGCTGGATGTTTTGCCAAAGTGTGTATAAATCAAATGTACGGGACACATATAAGATGGACTTGGATTAAGACAACCCGTATTGGGGGCATGGTTTTTATAAATCCCTTGTCCTTGTTAAGCCATGCTAAAAGACGTAAATAGGTGTACATGGTTAACACATCCTTACCCTAACCactcactttcactttttaaaggaTATGGGAACATTGCCCCTAAAACTCCAGCAGGCCGTGTATTTTGCATCCTTTACGGTCTGTTTGGTGTGCCTTTATGTCTTACCTGGATCAGTGAGCTAGGAAAGTTCTTCGGTGGCAGGGCCAAGCACATGGGCCAGTATCTAACCAAGAAAGGATTTTCACTGGTAGGTTGATATAAGCTTTTATTCCACTTCTGGAAGAAGTACTTGCATCTCTCTGTGGTATCACAAAACCTGTACCTGaattaatgtttgttttctgtttgttttccagagAAAGGCTCAATTTACCTGCACAGCTGTATTTCTTCTCTGGGGTGTGCTGGTCCATTTAGTCCTTCCTCCTTTTGTATTTATGTCCCAAGAGGGTTGGACATATATTGAAGGCTTGTACTTCTCATTTGTCACCTTGACCACGATTGGTTTTGGGGACTTGGTAGCAGGTAAGCTGAGAAATaaattagaaataaacaaatcacaatgttTTGATTGAACCAATCAAAGTAAACCAGGCCAGAATTTTGGAATTAAATTACCcttgattattttatttgtccTTGCAGGTGTGGAACCAAATAAAGAATACCCAACTCTGTACCGTTACTTTGTGGAAGTGTGGATTTATCTGGGGTTGGCCtggctttctttgtttttcaactGGAAAGTGCGGATGGTGATTGAGGCCCACAAGGCACTGAAGAAACGCCGGAAGCTGCGCAAGCTATCTCTTGATGAGCTCCGGCACTACAAAGAGACTCAGAAAGCCGCCCTTCGTTTGCCACCCACTCCTAATGACGTCAACATCTTCAGCTTCCTGTCCAAGAAGCAAGAAGGCTACAATGACTTGATTAAGCAGATTGGCACCAAAAAAGATGGCAGAAGCAACAGCGGTAGTGCCAAGACCATTAATAACTCCAAAGAGATTGGTCGTGCCATGAGTTGCAATGACGCTCCCATGTTTAATGGTCACACCATCCTTAGTCTGGACCATTCACCACGCCAAAAGAGACGCTATAGTTTAAGTGAGCGTGTCACTGTTGCTTTTTCAAAGTCTAAGAACTACCTCCTGGGCTCAGACAGCGGTTTGCTGCTAACAGAGGACCAAGTAGAGGGTGACCAAGAACTTGACCAGGGCCAAATGTATGAGAACCAGCTTGACAAGGACATTGACCTAGAGAATGGAGGGGTGGGAGATTGTGGAGCAGGTGGTCGAAGGACATGGGACTCTAAGGAGTACCATCCCCTAACATTCCAAAATGCAAACATTACTTTTATAGACGAGGAGAACTTTCTTGGCAATAACttggaagaggaggatgatgatgatgacgattcTAAATTAAAACTATCCATTACTACATGTGATGAAAACATTGAAGCAAACTCCAAGGAGGAGCAGAGTTCTGAATCTGAAGGGTCTGTGTTCACTAGTGACGGTTCAGAACACAGCCACTCCTATGAGAAACTTGTAGAGGAATATGCAAAGGAAGAAAATACAGAATGTTGAGATATCAGAGTCTTAACTTTGTAAAGTTGTCACATCTGCGTGGTCCTCTGTTGTTAGTTCTTGGTTGGCATTGAAGTATATGTATTCTAATGTGAATTGTTTGAATGAACATCAGAAGTCCCATTGCACTTTTGGGTGTCTGATAATGAAAGACTGCAAAACCAAGATACAATTTCAACTGAATGCTCTGTTCATAGCTGAGAAATGAAAATCTACATCATGTTGACTATTTAAGAGGTGAGCTATCTATAAACTCTTGAAACATCTTCATGAAAATAGACTACAGAGCATGACCTATAACACCATGAGTTTTTAACATCTGCTCTATTTATATCTTATGTGGTTTGAGAAATTATATGCCACACATTTATTGTAATGTCGAAACTAAGAACTATTTACCAtgagtgcattttttttctattcataGGCTGATAAGAAGTTATATGTGGAAATTTATTTGATCTCCATAGTTTTTCTATGCATATTCACCATAttggtgtttttatatttattaaaatgaagGACAGTAGCTTTTATTCAATGGCTACATGGGTGTATGTCTCCCATTGCACAATTCCACCAAATGAGGACAGTTCAGAGTCCATATCTGTGCAGACTGTATTTTTTAAAACCTGAGCCAAACCTTTATCCTTAAAGAAAATGAAGGTGGTTAAGGGCCAAATctcctcctttttttatttcacttgttttttatGTGAAGTCCTTAACTTGTTGTGTCTGagatttctgttttattttgactgaAAGCAATATAATTGTGACTGCACTAAAGGTTATCAGCGATGCATAGCCACATCTGGATGTCTAGAACCAGCTGAGAGTAAACTTGAAAATGCTTAACTTTATGAACAGAGAAGCATTTACAGCAAATCTTATATCCTGCCAGACAGACACTCTAAACTAAgatttgtttgcctttttttaatCTGCTTTGGGATCCTCCCATTGTGACATACATTAGATGCCTCAGAATACCCTCAAATTGTTAGAGTAAACACAGTCTTTattgttttgctgctgacagcaTGTCAAATGTCATGCTGTGGCTTCTGGCAGCGCATAATGAGAACAAAACTTTTACAGCAACAGTATTCTCACTTTTTGTCTCTTTAGCACCCTTTCACTTCATTTTATTTGGCATGTAAATATTGGCTAAAAGCCCATCATTAGACCCAAACACAGCTCTGCTCAGGACATGGCCTTGCTGCTCATGTTTGCCTTCGGGGGCTCGCACTGGTATGAAAGACTGAAGTACCGCTTATGACAGCCATTCAAGGTTAACTTGTAACGGATCAATGCTCTCTTGACACGTTTCAGCCATGAGACACAGAAACAGCAGTATTGGTGCTCTGTTGTTCCCCCTTGTTTCATGTGAACACAAAACTGTAAAGTTGAGGGACCAAAATATAATGTCCAGTGCTTCTCACAGTCTCACTTTTAAAAGGGCCCTTTGTTACCCTGCTTACCCGCTGCCTTTTGCACACATTAACTTGCACAAAAAAACTTGAAATAATGTTACGGTGAATAGTAAGATGGCAGTGTTAGATAGAGCTACTTTGAATTTAGAACTCCTTTTCAAGCCAGTTggataatatactgtaaatatagtCCAATATTTGTAGCTCTTTTTGTGAACACATGGACCACACCATCACATAAATCTGCCTTACATATGACTGCTATCAGGTGAAAATGCCTTAAATCTTTCACACTGGGTGTTTTGATTGTGTTGCAGGGCCACCACATTATTCTGTGcccatattctctctctctctctctctctctctctctctctctctctctctctctctctctctctctctctctcattttaaCTGGTTTTCTTTATTGTGGTAGTTCAGCATTGTTCCACAGCCATGGTACTTGTCCAGACTGATTTTCAAGCTTCTCTAAATTATTGACCAAGAACAGGTTAGGCTGGGTTAACCCATTTACCCAAGCTTTTCTCTTAACGTTGCTTCATTGTTTTAAAACTCcagtaaaattgtgtttttaggCATCTTTTTTATGATTAAATTATTCATGTTTGAAAGTTTGCATGTGAATTCCGaacaaaatgtatatttcatgtaaataaacatttaataaaactttgaattttTGTGATCGTTACATCACATTAAAGGGGCTCTCCAATTATTTTACACCTGAAGTTCAGTTATATCCTTGATCATACTTAAGTACAGACGCGGACTTGCATATAGCAGACACGCTTCTATACTACAGTGTGGGGGTCTGCATATACAGACACGTTCCACATATGCAC
This region of Sander vitreus isolate 19-12246 chromosome 20, sanVit1, whole genome shotgun sequence genomic DNA includes:
- the LOC144535331 gene encoding potassium channel subfamily K member 5-like, which encodes MVDKGPLLTSAIIFYLSIGAAIFQVLEEPNWKLAAMQYNAQKDKILEDYPCLTKDDLDKILEAVSDAAGQGITITGSKTFNNWNWPNAVIFAATVITTIGYGNIAPKTPAGRVFCILYGLFGVPLCLTWISELGKFFGGRAKHMGQYLTKKGFSLRKAQFTCTAVFLLWGVLVHLVLPPFVFMSQEGWTYIEGLYFSFVTLTTIGFGDLVAGVEPNKEYPTLYRYFVEVWIYLGLAWLSLFFNWKVRMVIEAHKALKKRRKLRKLSLDELRHYKETQKAALRLPPTPNDVNIFSFLSKKQEGYNDLIKQIGTKKDGRSNSGSAKTINNSKEIGRAMSCNDAPMFNGHTILSLDHSPRQKRRYSLSERVTVAFSKSKNYLLGSDSGLLLTEDQVEGDQELDQGQMYENQLDKDIDLENGGVGDCGAGGRRTWDSKEYHPLTFQNANITFIDEENFLGNNLEEEDDDDDDSKLKLSITTCDENIEANSKEEQSSESEGSVFTSDGSEHSHSYEKLVEEYAKEENTEC